ATAACTCCTTCTAGCATATCTCGAGTATCTGCATCTATCAAAGAATTTTGTTCAAAATCACGTATTAAATTTAGCAAATCATCACGATTTTTAGGAGTACTATGAAAGAGATGATGTAATATGAAAGCAAAAAAGCTCTTTTTACGAATAGAACTAACATTCTCCGTTAAATTATGGTCATTCATAATTTTACTTTATTATATCTTATAAAAAATTTAAATTACCTATGTATAATAGAACAACACGTTTGATATCCACATTGCTGAAGTATACTTATTTCTGTTCGTTTCATTAATATAGCCTCTTCATCAAGAAGATGATTATATCCCAATAAATGCAATGAACCATGAATCATCATATGCGCCCAATGCGCGCTAGTAGATGGCACATTTCTTTTCTTAGATTCATGCTCAATCACTTGGCGACAAAGCACTATATCTCCGAGTAATGGAGATTTAATTCCCAACGGGGATACAAAAGGAAATGATAAAACATTAGTAGGACAATTTTTTCCTAAATAATACCAATTTAAATAACGCATTTCTTTTACATCTACTATACGAATAGTCAATTCTATTTTTTTTTTATATGTAAAAAATATATTGCGCATCCATGATCTAAACAATTTTCTATTAGGTAATCCATGTAAGTTTTTACATGCTAATTGCAAATCAAGAATTATTTGATTATTTGCCATCAATCAATCCTCTTATTACAATGATTATTGTCATCACTATTTATTTCTTTATCATTTTATTTACAACTATTTTCATATTTATTACAACTCATACTTAAAATATTTTTATTGCTATCCCATGCTTCATACGCGTCTATTATCCGAGTTACTATAGAGTGACGTACTGAATCTTCTTTATTAAAAAAATTAAAACTAATATCTTTAATAATAGGCAATACTTTAATAGCATGCTCCAATCCGGATGATTGATTAGATGGTAAATCAATTTGCGTAATATCCCCGGTAATAATTACCGTAGATCGAAATCCAATGCGCGTTAAAAACATTTTCATTTGAGTAATAGTTGTATTTTGACTCTCATCAAGAATAATAACAGAATCGTTCAATGTACGTCCGCGCATGTAAGCCAACGGAGCTACTTCTATTATTTTTTTTTGTATTAATTTCTCTACTCTTTCATATCCAATTATATTGAATAAAGCATCATATAATGGCCGAACATAAGGGTCAGATTTTTGATGAAGATCTCCTGGTAAAAATCCTAATTTCTCTCCTGCTTCAATAGCAGGACGAGTTAAAATAATATGTTTATTTTTTTGACGCTCCAACAAATCTACTGCAGCAGCTATTGCTAGGTACGTTTTTCCAGTTCCTGCAGGCCCTATACCAAAAGTAATATCATGATTGAAAATATTAGAAATATATTGTGCTTGATTTTCTGTACGAGGTTTTATTATTCCATGTTTTGTCTCAATTCTTACTGAAGTATTACTAACTTCTTTTATACATTTTGATTTTTTTTTCAATATTTGGATTTTCTTAACAGTCAAATACATCTGTTCTGGGTTAATATCATTAATCGTTCCGTATTCAGACTCTGTCTCCGAATATAAAGATACTAAAACATCAGTAGCTATTTCAACTGATATTGATGGACCTATTAATCTAAAAAAATTATTGTACCTATTGATAGTAATTCTCAATTGATATTCTAATTGTTTCAAGTTATCATCTAGGGGGCCGCACAGACTTATTAAACGTTTATTGTTGGCTGGTTGCAACCTAATTTCTTTAGTTACTAAATTCAAATATCACTCCTAAATTATCAGAACTAAAATAGTTAACAATACCACCGCATTTAACACCTTTTAAAAATAAATAAAATATTAATAGAAACATGTTATTAAATTATGAAATATAATAAACAACATTATATACTAACATATATAGAATATACAATTATTCATAAAAACTAACCAAATATATTGATATACTTATACAAAGTATAACATATTTAAGGTTAAAATGTTGTCAATCATATATTACAAATATTAACTTATGATTAAACCCATAAAATTTTTAATATTTATTTAAATATATACATTTTTTATGTTATGTATTTTATTCATTAATAATTATTTAGTTATATATAATCCTAACAACATCATTAAATATACATTGCGTATAAATTACTCCTTACATTAAATCATAAAATACTATGAAAAAATTACTTTGTGATGTGTTAATATTTGGCGGCGGTATTATAGGCGCATCCTTAGCATTACGTCTCTCTCAATCTGGAATTAAAGTAATCATAGTAGACCATAAACATCCTGCTCCAATTAAAAAAAAAACAACACCATATATTCGAGTTGCTGCTATTAATTGCGCTTCAGTAGAATTCTTAAAAAAAATCAAGATATGGGAAAAAATTCCTTCTAATTTATGTATTCCATATCATCATTTAGAAGCATGGGAATGGCCATCGGCAAAAATAACCTTTCATTCTTTATCTGTAGGCATTCCTAAAATGGGGTTAATTATTGAAAATAATCGTTTGCAATTGGCATTATGGGAAAATTTTATAAACTTCAAAACAATAACACTATGTTGTCCGGCTGTACTAGTTTCTATGCATTATGACAGTTCTTCTTGGAGATGTCTTCTCGATGACGGCACCATAATCATCAGTCGTCTATTAATAGGAGCTGATGGCATTTATTCCCAAATTCGAAAAAAATTAGGAATCGGAGTAATTGGTTGGAAATATCATCAATGTTGCATGTTACTTACTATCAAAACGGAAAAATACCAATATGGAACAATTTGGCAAATATTCACTCCTTATGGTCCTATAGGGTTTTTACCTCTATATAATCATTGGGGGTCATTAATGTGGTATAACACTCCTGAATATATTCAAAAATTACAACAGTTACCTACAGAAATATTAGAAAAAGAAATTGGAAATAATTTCAAAAACCAATTAGGTAACGTTAAACTATACAATATAACTGTAGCTCCCCTCATTCGTCAACGCGCATACAGTTATATAACTCCAGGAGGAGCATTAGTTGGTGATGCCGCTCATTCTTTGCATCCTTTAGCGGGACAAGGAATAAATTTAGGACTACGAGATGTTGCAAGTTTATCACATTTATTAATTAATTCACGTGTTTTTGATGAATACTCAAGTGTATCAGAAATTTTAATATCCTATCAAAATAACCGTAAATATGATTCCGCCCTAATGCAAACTAGTATAGACTGGCTGTATTTTGTTTTTCATAACAACTTTTGGCCACTTAAAATAGCGAGAAATATTGCATTTATGGCAATTGAACGCTCTACTTACCTAAAGAAAAAGATATTATTATATGCTTTAGGCATATAATAATATCTTTTTCTAATATAACTCCTCCTATCATTATATACATAATGCATAAATCTAATCTATCGTTAATAACAAACCAAGTATAAATATACAAATACATAAAAATATCAAGTATATATACAATTACATCAAATTGCCTTATATCCTATGTAGTAACATTTACATTTAGCAGTCA
This region of Candidatus Blochmannia vicinus genomic DNA includes:
- the ybeY gene encoding rRNA maturation RNase YbeY codes for the protein MANNQIILDLQLACKNLHGLPNRKLFRSWMRNIFFTYKKKIELTIRIVDVKEMRYLNWYYLGKNCPTNVLSFPFVSPLGIKSPLLGDIVLCRQVIEHESKKRNVPSTSAHWAHMMIHGSLHLLGYNHLLDEEAILMKRTEISILQQCGYQTCCSIIHR
- a CDS encoding PhoH family protein, translated to MNLVTKEIRLQPANNKRLISLCGPLDDNLKQLEYQLRITINRYNNFFRLIGPSISVEIATDVLVSLYSETESEYGTINDINPEQMYLTVKKIQILKKKSKCIKEVSNTSVRIETKHGIIKPRTENQAQYISNIFNHDITFGIGPAGTGKTYLAIAAAVDLLERQKNKHIILTRPAIEAGEKLGFLPGDLHQKSDPYVRPLYDALFNIIGYERVEKLIQKKIIEVAPLAYMRGRTLNDSVIILDESQNTTITQMKMFLTRIGFRSTVIITGDITQIDLPSNQSSGLEHAIKVLPIIKDISFNFFNKEDSVRHSIVTRIIDAYEAWDSNKNILSMSCNKYENSCK
- a CDS encoding FAD-dependent monooxygenase, producing MKKLLCDVLIFGGGIIGASLALRLSQSGIKVIIVDHKHPAPIKKKTTPYIRVAAINCASVEFLKKIKIWEKIPSNLCIPYHHLEAWEWPSAKITFHSLSVGIPKMGLIIENNRLQLALWENFINFKTITLCCPAVLVSMHYDSSSWRCLLDDGTIIISRLLIGADGIYSQIRKKLGIGVIGWKYHQCCMLLTIKTEKYQYGTIWQIFTPYGPIGFLPLYNHWGSLMWYNTPEYIQKLQQLPTEILEKEIGNNFKNQLGNVKLYNITVAPLIRQRAYSYITPGGALVGDAAHSLHPLAGQGINLGLRDVASLSHLLINSRVFDEYSSVSEILISYQNNRKYDSALMQTSIDWLYFVFHNNFWPLKIARNIAFMAIERSTYLKKKILLYALGI